From the genome of Cydia pomonella isolate Wapato2018A chromosome 1, ilCydPomo1, whole genome shotgun sequence:
ctgtcaattggaacaaaaagttgacagttccgaacaacttagagacaaagtattttttacatgtcaaatgtaGTAAATTTTGctaatatttggtgaaacggaaaagtACTCTTACTCGGGCCCAACATCGGGCCCGTTTGCATATCGATGTAATTGGTGTAATAGAagataaatatgtgtacctgtATTTCATGCCTGAGTTGAAATTATGTAATATATCGTTTTTCTCATTACTTtgcatgttttaaatttttgtcgAGGTCTTTAGACCTGTTTTCGAGAAGCAGTTTACAGGTACAGTAGAAGCCGCTTAATAAAATTTCCCGCGTCATTTTCACGGGATCGTGTAACTTGTGTTTTTATGCATTTACTTACGGTTAGTACCTAAGCTTTCCTGCGTAAGATGCGTTTTATACAAGTAGGTACTGCCAGTTTAAATGTAGAGGATTCATTTTCTGATGTAGCACATGCAGGGGTTGTACGTATAATTATCTATGCACAGGTATCGAGTTTGGAGAGCCCGAAGAGTCATACCCAAGAGCAACAACCCAGAACACGAACACGGCCCAAGAGGAACGCATATTCCGAGACACGACATCTCCATCATCCACACCAGAGAACAAATGTATTTGTATCCGTACATGCCGCGCACGTACCACTATTCAATAAGAGCGCTCATCCCCCCAAAGCATATGTCACTTCCGGATGACATGATATTCGCAGGGGCTGGTTTCGAAGACCTAACGCACATCAAGGAgaactacaaaataaattatcagaCGCTGCACAAACGTGAAATCGTCGACTGTTCCCGATACCTCGTCAAATGGTGGGGCAAATTTATATGTTTTAAGAGTAATTACGACCAGAAGAAAAGAGCTGGAGTGCCCGCTGGAGGCCCGGTATTGAcaaacgatatgcacgttgtgGGGATAGGATGTTTTGAGATAAGGTACAATGAAGATCGTATATCGGTGTTCACGGATGTGAGGTACTACGTTGACCACATTTATGTACTGTCCAATATTACTTGGGGAGAGTACTATGACTATGCTTATCAACTTTATGGTAATTATTTAAGTTGGTTTTGGTTGGGAAAAAATCAGGCTTTCATACCGGCTTGGTCGAGTTATATTATGCATGACAATTTTGCTCCTTTGGGAAAGTAACTGTAGGTATAGGAATAATTATTATACCTAACTGTAatt
Proteins encoded in this window:
- the LOC133534607 gene encoding uncharacterized protein LOC133534607: MQTKYLIESSFRLFFVLIFCQTALGFWDMGTSTEALPKDMRTRLSMFQWQVQTDWFEFWFPDWDWADSCYRRRMSVVAGISIQFTNLGVGSLINRRTVITSANIVEAHLDVAQDLRVWALGRGTYYYTPFRYRVWRARRVIPKSNNPEHEHGPRGTHIPRHDISIIHTREQMYLYPYMPRTYHYSIRALIPPKHMSLPDDMIFAGAGFEDLTHIKENYKINYQTLHKREIVDCSRYLVKWWGKFICFKSNYDQKKRAGVPAGGPVLTNDMHVVGIGCFEIRYNEDRISVFTDVRYYVDHIYVLSNITWGEYYDYAYQLYGNYLSWFWLGKNQAFIPAWSSYIMHDNFAPLGK